GAACGTGCGGCCGAGGGCGCCAACGAAGCAGATGGGCCCTTATCGGCGGCCTGGGTTAGAGGCCGAGGTAGGCCTGTTTGATGTGGGGGCTCGCGAGCAGGACCTCGCGCGCGCCTTCGAGCGCGATTCGCCCGTTCTCGAGGACATAGCCGCGGTGGCAGAGCTGGAGCGCGCGCAGGACGTTCTGCTCCACCAGCAGGATGGTCAAGCCTCCCCGGTTGATGCGCTCCAGATCGTCGAAGATCGTTCGCACCACGACGGGGGCCAGACCCAGGCTGGGCTCATCCAGCATCAGAAGACGCGGCTTCGCCATGAGCCCGCGGCCGATGGCGCACATCTGCTGCTCGCCGCCCGACAGCGTGCCCGCCACCTGCCTCTGCCGCTCGGAGAGCCGCGGGAAGAGATCGAAGACCCACGCGAGCGTCTCGGCCCGGCGCCGGCGCGCGTCGACCGACCTGGCGCCCAGCTCGAGGTTCTCTCTGACCGTCATCGTGGGGAAGAGCTGGCGGCCCTCGGGTACGTGCGCGATGCCGCGCGCGACGACGCCCGCGGGACCGAGACCGTCGAGGCGCTCGCCGGCGAACTCGATGCTCCCGCTGCGGAGCGGCAGCAGGCCGGAGACGGCCCGGAGCGTCGTCGTCTTCCCCGCCCCGTTGCCGCCGATGAGCGCCACCGTCTCGCCCTCACGCACCTCGAGCGAGACCTCGTGGACGGCCGTCATATCGCCGTACCCAACCTGGATCCCGTCAAGGCGCAGCAGGGTGGACATACTCCTCCCCGAGGTAGGCTTCGATGACCCGGCGGTCGGCGGCGACGGCTCGCGGCGGACCCTCGGCGATCTTCTCGCCGAACGAGAGCACCACGATGCGGTGCGAGAGCGACATGACGGCGCGCATGTTGTGCTCGATGAGCAGCACGGACACCCCGCCCGCGTTGATGGCGCCGACCAGCCGGACCATGGTGTCGATCTCGGTCGCATTGAGGCCGGCCATGACTTCGTCGAGTAAAAGCAGAGTTGGTTCCGTGGCGAGCGCGCGAGCCAGCTCGAGCCGCTTGCGGTCGGCGAGCGTCAGCCCCGCGGCGGGCTCGCGCAGCCGCGCGCCGAGCCCGACGCGCTCCACGACGGCCCGCGCCGCATCGAGGGCCTCCCCCATGGCGGGATGCCGGGAGAGCGCCGCGATCCTGACATTCTCGACGACGGAGAGCTGCGGGAACGGCCGGACGATCTGGAAGGTGCGCGCCAGCCCGAGCCGGCAGATCTCGTGGGGCTTGAGGCCGTGGAGGCGGCGGCCGCGGAAGCGAACCTCTCCCGAGTCGGACGCAAGGAAGCCCGAAAGCAGGTTGAAGACCGTGGTCTTCCCCGCCCCGTTGGGCCCGATCATCCCGAGCATCTCGCCCTGGGCCATGGACAGGTCGAGGCCGCCGACGGCCTGGAGACCCCCGAAGCGCTTGCTGAGTCCCGAGACCTCGAGCAGGGTCATGCCGACCGCCTCCGCGCGAGCCGCAGGAGCGCCGGGTACGCGCCCTGGGGCAGGAACAGCACCACGGCGATCAGCAGGAGGCCGTAGACGATCAGGTGCGCGCCGTTCCAGCCGCCCTGCGAGAAGTACGTGCGCGAAATCTCGGCGAGGGGGCTCAGGATGAACGAGCCGATGATGGGGCCCAGCACCGTGCCGGCGCCGCCCACGATGGGCCGGATGATGATCTCCACCGACAGCGGGATGCCGAAGACCGCGTTGGGCTGCAGCGAGAAGAGGTAGAAGGCGTAGAACGTCCCGCCCACGCCCGTGAGGAAGGACGACAGCACCATCGCCAGCATCTTGCAGCGGAAGGTGTCCACACCCAAGGCCTCGCAAGCGCCCTCGTCCTGGCGGATGGCCATGAGGTACGAGCCCAGGCGGTGGCGCTCGAGTGCCCACACGAGCGCCGTCGCTCCCAGCATGAGCGCGAGGGCGACGTAGTAGTAGACGCGGTTGTCCTGGAACTGGAACTGCCGCGGGTTGCCCGTGAACGTGATGTAGAGGCCGAGCGCACCGCCGACGGCGTCGACGTTCAACGCCACGACGCGGCAGATCTCGGCGAAGGCGACCGTCAGCAGGACGAAGTAGAAGCCGCGCAGGCCGAACCGGAAGCCCAGATAGCCGATGACCGCCCCGAGCGCCGCGGCCAGCACCCCGCCGATCCACATGCCGATCCAGGGCGTGAGCCCCGCGTGCATGGACAGGAGGGCCGCCGCGTAGCCGCCGACGCCGACGAAGGCCGCGTGCCCCGCGGATAGCTGCCCCGCGTAGCCGCCGACGATGTTCCAGGCCTGGCCGAGGTAGGCGTAGAAGAAGATGAAGATCAGCACGGTGACCACGTAGGAGCTGACGACCCACGGCAGCGCGACGAGGACTGCCACGGCCAGGAGCGCGGCAAGCTTCATGCGGGGGCTCAGGCCGTGGTCTTGCCGAAGAGGCCGGCCGGCCGGAAGAGCAGGATGGCGATCAGGAGCCCGAAGCTGACCAGCTCCTTCATCGAGGGGGAGAGGAACACGGCGCCCATGGATTCGGCGACCGAGACGAGGATGCCGCCGGCAAAGGCGCCCGGGAGGCTGCCCATGCCGCCGATGATGACGATGTTGAACGAGGTCACGGAGAGCCCAAGGCCGCTCGTCGGCTGGAAGGGCAAGATGGGCGACACCAGCGCCCCGGCGGCGCCCACGCAGGCGGCGCCGACGCCGAAGGCGGCGGCGTAGACACGCCGCACGTCCGCCCCGATGACCCGGGCGCCGTACGGGTTGTCGGCGGCGGCGCGCATGGTCCGGCCGAGGTCGGTGCGCGAGAGAAACAGCCACAGCGCAGCCGTGAGCGCCATCGCGACCCCGAAGGTCAGCAGGCGGGCCAGGTCGACGAAGATGGGGCCGAGCCACACGGTGGACTGGCTGAGCGGCGAGCGCACGCGCGTCGGATCGGGACCGAAGGCGACCAGCGCGGCGTTCTCGAGGACGAGGGCGACGCCGAGCATCAGGAGGATCTGCATCTCGTGCGGCGCGTCCACGATGCGGTCGACGAGTCCCCGCTGAACCGCGAACCCGAACAGGAAGAGCGCCGCGCCGCAGACGACGAAGCCCACGTAGGGGTCGATCCCAGCGCGGGAGGCGAGCAGCCAGGCGAGGTACATGCCCCAGACCATCATGTCGCCGTGGGCGAAGTTGACGACGCGCATCACCCCGAAGATCAGGGTGAGCCCGACGGCCATCAGGCTGTAGACACCGCCGAAGAGGAAGCCGCTGAGCAGGCCCTGTCCGATGAGGGTCGGATCCACCCTACTGCCCTCCCGGCCGGGGCCCGCCGGCGGTCAACGCTTGGGACGCGGGAAGACGAACTTCTGGAGCGCGGCCTCCTTGGGCCACACCGCGACGGGCTTCTGGTTGAGGATCTGCACCATGGTCGTGATCGCGTTGGGGTTGTCGCCGATCTCGTTGAAGACGACCGGGCCGGCATACTGCATCAGGCCGCCCGTGTAGTTCGTCTTCTTGATGGCCTCCACGATGGTGTCCGGATCGGCGGACTTCGCGCGCTCGAGGATGTCGGCGATGAGCATCATGCCGTCGTAGGAGTACCCGGAGTTCGTATCGAACGTCTTGCCGCCCGAGCGCTTCAGGTAGTCCTCCGCCACCTTCTGGGTGCGCGGGTTCTTGAAGTTTGCCCACGGCAGGCAGCTCATGACGTACTCCAGGTCTTCCTTCAAGGCGGCGAGCTGGCCGGCCTCGTAGAGACCGGGGCTCCCCGGCCCGAC
The DNA window shown above is from Candidatus Rokuibacteriota bacterium and carries:
- a CDS encoding branched-chain amino acid ABC transporter permease — translated: MDPTLIGQGLLSGFLFGGVYSLMAVGLTLIFGVMRVVNFAHGDMMVWGMYLAWLLASRAGIDPYVGFVVCGAALFLFGFAVQRGLVDRIVDAPHEMQILLMLGVALVLENAALVAFGPDPTRVRSPLSQSTVWLGPIFVDLARLLTFGVAMALTAALWLFLSRTDLGRTMRAAADNPYGARVIGADVRRVYAAAFGVGAACVGAAGALVSPILPFQPTSGLGLSVTSFNIVIIGGMGSLPGAFAGGILVSVAESMGAVFLSPSMKELVSFGLLIAILLFRPAGLFGKTTA
- a CDS encoding branched-chain amino acid ABC transporter permease, with protein sequence MKLAALLAVAVLVALPWVVSSYVVTVLIFIFFYAYLGQAWNIVGGYAGQLSAGHAAFVGVGGYAAALLSMHAGLTPWIGMWIGGVLAAALGAVIGYLGFRFGLRGFYFVLLTVAFAEICRVVALNVDAVGGALGLYITFTGNPRQFQFQDNRVYYYVALALMLGATALVWALERHRLGSYLMAIRQDEGACEALGVDTFRCKMLAMVLSSFLTGVGGTFYAFYLFSLQPNAVFGIPLSVEIIIRPIVGGAGTVLGPIIGSFILSPLAEISRTYFSQGGWNGAHLIVYGLLLIAVVLFLPQGAYPALLRLARRRSA
- a CDS encoding ABC transporter ATP-binding protein; its protein translation is MSTLLRLDGIQVGYGDMTAVHEVSLEVREGETVALIGGNGAGKTTTLRAVSGLLPLRSGSIEFAGERLDGLGPAGVVARGIAHVPEGRQLFPTMTVRENLELGARSVDARRRRAETLAWVFDLFPRLSERQRQVAGTLSGGEQQMCAIGRGLMAKPRLLMLDEPSLGLAPVVVRTIFDDLERINRGGLTILLVEQNVLRALQLCHRGYVLENGRIALEGAREVLLASPHIKQAYLGL
- a CDS encoding ABC transporter ATP-binding protein, with product MTLLEVSGLSKRFGGLQAVGGLDLSMAQGEMLGMIGPNGAGKTTVFNLLSGFLASDSGEVRFRGRRLHGLKPHEICRLGLARTFQIVRPFPQLSVVENVRIAALSRHPAMGEALDAARAVVERVGLGARLREPAAGLTLADRKRLELARALATEPTLLLLDEVMAGLNATEIDTMVRLVGAINAGGVSVLLIEHNMRAVMSLSHRIVVLSFGEKIAEGPPRAVAADRRVIEAYLGEEYVHPAAP